From a region of the Rhodococcus sp. 4CII genome:
- a CDS encoding carbohydrate ABC transporter permease, whose product MAVPTGTTSGAPARTAAGDSNPGRGSREASENRRFGMSSRRAWLFVVPTLAVLAVVIGYPVVRAVVMSFQKDAGLDPATGMFVEGGWAGLTNYTHWILQQCTSPSGVVMACPPGTLGSQFWSAVGNTAFFTVVTVTLEVAIGLWMAIIMGKTFKGRALLRAAVLIPWAIPTAVTAKLWYFIFAYDGIANRILGTEILWTSDAWPARFAVIISDVWKTTPFMALLILAGLQMIPQDVYEAARVDGASAWQRFRQITLPLVKPALMVAILFRTMDALRMYDLPAILTGGNPATTTVSILVVDQVRQGFNSASALSTITFLLIFAVAFVLVKFLGANAVETQEAQRKGPKP is encoded by the coding sequence ATGGCCGTTCCGACTGGGACCACCAGTGGGGCGCCGGCCCGCACCGCGGCCGGGGATTCCAACCCCGGCCGCGGTTCGCGTGAGGCGAGCGAGAACAGGCGCTTCGGGATGAGCAGTCGCCGCGCGTGGCTGTTCGTCGTGCCGACGCTGGCCGTGCTGGCCGTCGTCATCGGCTACCCGGTGGTCCGGGCAGTGGTGATGTCGTTCCAGAAGGACGCGGGCCTCGACCCGGCGACGGGCATGTTCGTCGAGGGCGGCTGGGCCGGATTGACCAACTACACGCACTGGATCCTGCAGCAGTGCACCTCCCCGAGCGGCGTGGTCATGGCGTGCCCGCCCGGCACGCTCGGCTCCCAGTTCTGGTCGGCCGTCGGCAACACCGCGTTCTTCACCGTCGTCACCGTGACGCTCGAGGTGGCGATCGGCCTGTGGATGGCGATCATCATGGGCAAGACGTTCAAGGGCCGGGCCCTGCTGCGCGCGGCGGTCCTGATCCCGTGGGCCATCCCGACCGCGGTCACCGCCAAACTCTGGTACTTCATCTTCGCGTACGACGGCATCGCCAACCGGATCCTCGGCACGGAGATCCTGTGGACGTCGGACGCCTGGCCCGCCCGATTCGCCGTGATCATCTCCGACGTCTGGAAGACCACCCCGTTCATGGCCCTGCTGATCCTCGCCGGCCTGCAGATGATCCCGCAGGACGTGTACGAGGCGGCCCGCGTCGACGGCGCCTCCGCCTGGCAGCGGTTCCGGCAGATCACGCTCCCTCTGGTGAAGCCGGCGCTGATGGTCGCGATCCTGTTCCGCACCATGGACGCCCTCCGCATGTACGACCTGCCCGCCATCCTGACCGGTGGCAACCCGGCCACCACGACCGTGTCGATCCTCGTGGTCGACCAGGTGCGGCAGGGGTTCAACAGCGCGTCCGCGCTCTCCACCATCACGTTCCTCCTCATCTTCGCGGTGGCGTTCGTCCTCGTGAAGTTCCTCGGCGCCAACGCCGTCGAGACGCAGGAAGCCCAGCGAAAGGGGCCGAAGCCGTGA
- a CDS encoding carbohydrate ABC transporter permease — MTHRAPELELPAEPARRNRPKRFAFKNSRIYVGVAIILVWGLAPFYWMMVTAFRDPDYTFDTTPWPTHVTLENFQNALSTSSGNNFTRAVVNSMIIGGITTVIALAVGIFTAYALARIEFRFKYVVVGIVLGASMFPVVALVTPLFQLFTNIGWIGTYQAMIIPNISFVLPLTIYTLTSFFKELPWELEEAARIDGASRGQAFRLVMLPLAAPALFTTAILAFIATVNEYLLASQLSSDATEPVTVAIARFSGNDPHVVPYAAIMAAGTIVTIPLVIMVLLFQRRIVSGLTAGGVKS, encoded by the coding sequence GTGACCCATCGCGCCCCGGAGCTCGAACTTCCCGCCGAACCCGCCCGCCGGAACCGTCCGAAGCGGTTCGCGTTCAAGAACTCCCGCATCTACGTCGGTGTCGCGATCATCCTCGTCTGGGGTCTCGCCCCGTTCTACTGGATGATGGTGACGGCGTTCCGCGACCCCGACTACACGTTCGACACGACCCCGTGGCCCACGCACGTCACGCTCGAGAATTTCCAGAACGCACTGTCGACGAGCAGCGGCAACAACTTCACCCGGGCTGTCGTCAACAGCATGATCATCGGCGGAATCACCACCGTCATCGCGCTCGCCGTCGGAATCTTCACCGCCTACGCGCTGGCCCGGATCGAGTTCCGGTTCAAGTACGTGGTGGTCGGCATCGTGCTCGGGGCGTCGATGTTCCCCGTCGTCGCGCTCGTCACCCCGCTGTTCCAGCTGTTCACGAACATCGGCTGGATCGGCACCTACCAGGCGATGATCATCCCGAACATCTCCTTCGTCCTGCCGCTCACCATCTACACGCTGACGTCGTTCTTCAAGGAACTCCCGTGGGAACTCGAGGAGGCGGCACGGATCGACGGAGCGAGCCGCGGCCAGGCGTTCCGTCTGGTGATGTTGCCGCTCGCGGCGCCGGCCCTGTTCACCACCGCCATCCTCGCGTTCATCGCGACCGTCAACGAGTACCTGCTCGCGAGTCAGCTCTCCAGCGACGCCACCGAACCCGTCACCGTCGCCATCGCCCGGTTCTCCGGCAACGACCCGCACGTCGTGCCGTACGCGGCGATCATGGCGGCCGGCACGATCGTCACCATTCCGCTGGTGATCATGGTCCTGCTGTTCCAGCGCCGCATCGTCTCGGGCCTGACGGCCGGCGGCGTGAAGAGCTGA
- the hadA gene encoding (3R)-hydroxyacyl-ACP dehydratase subunit HadA — MEEDTDIAARMARLVGRHHRVGDYEVGREKIREFARAVLDSHPAHHREDAARALGYAGLIGPVTFVSILGSVAIEELFDVVLVGYNLSQLMHTDQQLILHRPVTVGDRLNCDVYLESFRQMGGTDIIVTTNLITDQHEQPVATTRTTFIARTGGVINTELAKAVADVMMHKPHRGPVAIELDSAPG; from the coding sequence ATGGAGGAGGACACCGACATCGCGGCCCGGATGGCGCGCCTGGTCGGCCGCCACCACCGAGTGGGGGACTACGAGGTGGGCCGGGAGAAGATCCGGGAATTCGCCCGCGCTGTCCTCGATTCCCATCCCGCGCATCATCGGGAGGACGCGGCCCGCGCACTCGGTTACGCCGGGTTGATCGGCCCCGTGACCTTCGTCAGCATCCTCGGCTCCGTCGCGATCGAGGAACTTTTCGACGTCGTCCTCGTCGGATACAACCTGAGCCAGTTGATGCACACCGATCAGCAGCTGATCCTCCACCGCCCGGTCACGGTCGGCGACCGACTCAACTGCGATGTCTATCTCGAATCGTTCCGGCAGATGGGCGGCACCGACATCATCGTCACCACCAACCTGATCACCGACCAGCACGAGCAACCGGTGGCCACCACGCGCACCACGTTCATCGCCCGCACCGGCGGCGTGATCAACACAGAACTCGCGAAAGCGGTCGCCGACGTGATGATGCACAAGCCACACCGCGGCCCGGTAGCGATAGAACTGGACTCGGCGCCGGGATAA
- a CDS encoding ABC transporter substrate-binding protein, protein MVQISRAVRRAAVFATAASLVTLTACSSDSGSDSTSENLDGRGPITYVEGKDTTETGVVRQIIDAWNAEHPDEQVTFKEQSNDADQAHDDLVQHLQAKQSDYDVVALDVPWTAEFAAKGWLQPLSGEFAVDNTGILPATVDSATYNGTQYAAPKNTNGGLLYYRSDLLPAAPKTWAELSAACEVAKTNNIDCYAGQFAPYEGLTVNTAEVINAYGGSFVGEDGKTPTVDSPEARAGLQVLVDNFKNGDIPAQDTTFKEPESQKAFEDGKALFLRNWPYVYGTADKDSSAVKGKYAVAPLPGKDGIGASTLGGYNAAISAYSENKATARDFLAFLQGEQAQRIIAMGSLPPVRAALYDDPEIIAAYPFMPTLKVSIENAVPRPVTPFYPAVSKAVQDNAYAAIKGEKSVDQAITDMQSGIQSAGS, encoded by the coding sequence ATGGTTCAGATTTCGAGAGCGGTTCGGCGCGCCGCGGTGTTTGCCACCGCTGCCTCGCTGGTCACGCTCACCGCTTGCTCGAGCGACAGCGGCAGCGACTCCACGTCGGAGAACCTCGACGGCCGCGGACCCATCACGTACGTCGAGGGCAAGGACACCACCGAGACCGGTGTCGTCCGCCAGATCATCGACGCGTGGAACGCCGAGCACCCGGACGAGCAGGTCACGTTCAAGGAGCAGTCGAACGACGCCGATCAGGCGCACGACGACCTGGTCCAGCACCTGCAGGCCAAGCAGTCCGACTACGACGTCGTCGCACTCGACGTCCCCTGGACCGCGGAGTTCGCGGCCAAGGGCTGGCTGCAGCCGCTGTCCGGCGAGTTCGCGGTCGACAACACCGGAATCCTCCCCGCCACGGTGGACAGCGCCACCTACAACGGCACCCAGTACGCGGCGCCGAAGAACACCAACGGCGGCCTGCTGTACTACCGCAGCGACCTGCTGCCCGCCGCACCGAAGACGTGGGCCGAGCTGTCCGCGGCGTGTGAGGTCGCGAAGACCAACAACATCGACTGCTACGCCGGTCAGTTCGCACCGTACGAGGGCCTGACGGTGAACACCGCCGAGGTCATCAACGCGTACGGCGGTTCGTTCGTCGGTGAGGACGGCAAGACCCCGACCGTCGACAGCCCCGAGGCCCGCGCCGGCCTGCAGGTGCTGGTCGACAACTTCAAGAACGGCGACATCCCGGCCCAGGACACCACGTTCAAGGAGCCGGAGAGCCAGAAGGCGTTCGAGGACGGCAAGGCGCTGTTCCTGCGGAACTGGCCCTACGTGTATGGCACCGCCGACAAGGACTCGTCCGCGGTCAAGGGCAAGTACGCGGTGGCCCCGCTGCCCGGCAAGGACGGCATCGGCGCGTCGACGCTCGGCGGCTACAACGCGGCCATCAGCGCGTACTCCGAGAACAAGGCCACGGCCCGCGACTTCCTGGCGTTCCTGCAGGGTGAGCAGGCGCAGCGGATCATCGCGATGGGTTCCCTGCCGCCGGTTCGCGCCGCGCTGTACGACGACCCGGAGATCATCGCCGCCTACCCGTTCATGCCGACGCTGAAGGTGTCCATCGAGAACGCCGTCCCGCGTCCCGTCACGCCGTTCTACCCCGCTGTGTCGAAGGCCGTGCAGGACAACGCCTACGCTGCCATCAAGGGTGAGAAGTCGGTGGACCAGGCGATCACGGACATGCAGTCCGGTATCCAGTCCGCAGGCTCGTAA
- a CDS encoding ABC transporter ATP-binding protein produces the protein MATVTYDGATCLFPGSDKPAVDTLDLKIEDGEFLVLVGPSGCGKSTSLRMLAGLEDVHSGRILIGDRDVTTQEPKERDIAMVFQNYALYPHMSVAENMGFALKLAGAAKDDIRTRVEETAKLLDLEPYLDRKPKALSGGQRQRVAMGRAIVRQPQVFLMDEPLSNLDAKLRVQTRTQIAQLQRRLETTMVYVTHDQVEAMTMGDRVAVLKDGVLQQCASPRDLYNRPANVFVAGFMGSPSMNLFTLPITADGVVLGDATIPLPRQLRSDTDERQVVVGIRPEHLELSTAGIPMEVAVVEELGSDAYIYGRSTVNGETQQLVARADWRNPPRKGDLVKLHVDPSQVHLFSASEGFRLS, from the coding sequence ATGGCCACAGTGACCTATGACGGTGCCACCTGTCTGTTCCCCGGCTCGGACAAGCCGGCCGTCGACACGCTCGACCTGAAGATCGAGGACGGTGAATTCCTGGTCCTCGTCGGCCCGTCCGGCTGCGGCAAGTCGACGTCGCTGCGGATGCTGGCGGGGCTCGAGGACGTCCACAGCGGGCGGATCCTCATCGGTGACCGCGACGTCACTACGCAGGAACCGAAGGAACGCGACATCGCGATGGTGTTCCAGAATTATGCGCTGTACCCGCACATGTCGGTGGCCGAGAACATGGGTTTCGCGCTGAAGCTCGCGGGCGCCGCGAAGGACGACATCCGCACGCGGGTCGAGGAGACGGCGAAGCTCCTCGACCTCGAGCCGTACCTGGACCGCAAACCCAAGGCGCTGTCCGGCGGTCAGCGGCAGCGCGTCGCGATGGGACGCGCCATCGTCCGGCAGCCGCAGGTGTTCCTGATGGACGAGCCGCTGTCCAACCTCGACGCGAAGCTGCGCGTGCAGACGCGAACCCAGATCGCGCAGCTGCAGCGCCGCCTCGAGACGACCATGGTGTACGTGACGCACGACCAGGTCGAGGCCATGACCATGGGCGACCGCGTGGCGGTGCTGAAGGACGGGGTGCTGCAGCAGTGCGCGTCCCCGCGCGACCTCTACAACAGGCCCGCGAACGTGTTCGTCGCCGGGTTCATGGGGTCGCCGTCGATGAATCTGTTCACGCTGCCGATCACCGCCGACGGCGTCGTGCTCGGCGACGCGACCATCCCGCTGCCCCGGCAACTGCGCTCCGACACCGACGAGCGTCAGGTCGTCGTCGGGATCCGCCCGGAGCACCTGGAACTGTCCACCGCGGGCATCCCGATGGAGGTCGCGGTGGTGGAGGAACTCGGATCCGACGCCTACATCTACGGCCGCAGCACCGTCAACGGTGAGACGCAGCAGTTGGTGGCCCGCGCCGACTGGCGGAACCCGCCCCGCAAGGGTGACCTGGTGAAACTGCACGTCGACCCGTCCCAGGTGCACCTTTTCTCGGCGTCCGAGGGGTTCCGGCTGAGCTGA
- a CDS encoding ferritin-like domain-containing protein, which yields MIDNTATLITQLRVVLDLTHNEIQVAETRIAQARTEAVRRELSQNAGHARQRADAVEEAIRDLGGLPDIVRPWFGRATAMVKTMAEQAQPFDEALLGDLVLEHQLLERARYLRALATASMQTNIVDLAGRLITAHTATVEWLTMVLAEDALGGPAALRRTPLQAATGTAIRLINVPAAWSARGLDRAIDTARATPDRIGVLLSRGAHAGNVATKTLAASRDAARESAEEVTRREGAAGVADAIRNARNVNGSLEADELPISGYDELNVSGAVAAVKELTVPADIRTIIAHEEANKNRHGVVSAAQTRLAAIAQEVVGIG from the coding sequence ATGATCGATAACACCGCCACCCTGATCACCCAGTTGCGTGTAGTTCTGGACCTGACCCACAACGAGATTCAGGTCGCCGAGACCCGCATCGCCCAGGCCCGCACCGAAGCCGTCCGCCGAGAATTGTCGCAGAACGCCGGCCATGCGCGTCAGCGCGCCGACGCTGTGGAGGAAGCAATCCGTGACCTCGGTGGACTTCCGGATATCGTCCGTCCGTGGTTCGGCCGCGCGACGGCAATGGTCAAGACGATGGCCGAACAAGCACAGCCGTTCGACGAGGCACTGCTGGGTGATCTGGTCCTCGAACATCAACTGCTGGAGCGGGCGCGGTACCTGCGCGCACTGGCGACCGCGTCGATGCAGACCAACATCGTCGATCTGGCCGGACGGTTGATCACCGCGCACACCGCCACGGTCGAATGGTTGACCATGGTGCTGGCCGAGGACGCTCTCGGTGGCCCCGCAGCCCTGCGCCGCACCCCACTGCAGGCCGCGACCGGGACCGCGATCCGGTTGATCAACGTCCCGGCGGCGTGGTCGGCGCGCGGACTCGATCGCGCCATCGACACCGCCCGGGCCACCCCGGACCGGATCGGCGTGCTGCTCAGCCGCGGAGCGCACGCCGGGAACGTGGCCACGAAGACGCTCGCCGCCAGCCGCGACGCGGCACGCGAGTCAGCCGAAGAAGTGACCCGCCGGGAGGGCGCAGCTGGCGTCGCGGACGCAATCCGCAACGCCCGCAACGTCAACGGTTCCCTCGAGGCCGACGAGCTCCCGATCTCCGGTTACGACGAACTCAACGTCTCCGGCGCGGTGGCGGCGGTGAAGGAATTGACGGTGCCTGCCGATATTCGCACCATCATCGCCCACGAAGAGGCGAACAAGAATCGCCACGGCGTGGTATCGGCCGCACAGACCCGGCTCGCCGCCATCGCCCAGGAAGTGGTCGGCATCGGCTGA
- a CDS encoding IF2 family translation initiation factor gives MNILTVPVAVIRVQYQIVRFPLQLIEDRLMSRLATESPARLMYERTLGVLDGAAGSVLGDRGIERRGDALTERSDALIRAKELEEEAAATQAEADAELETKRNQARDKQAAARKAKQQEVEQARRREDERKQAATRDAEQRKQIAKKNADQLAAQRTQAAEAEHRAEQTKIRETEKKAAAPAKAQLEDAADKQNEAADKRARAERVEKLAEAEKDKRRNGTTSNGQR, from the coding sequence ATGAATATCCTCACCGTTCCGGTCGCCGTGATCCGCGTGCAGTACCAGATCGTGCGCTTTCCCCTGCAACTCATCGAAGACCGACTGATGTCCCGGCTGGCAACCGAGTCCCCGGCCCGGTTGATGTACGAACGCACCCTCGGGGTGCTCGACGGAGCCGCCGGCAGCGTTCTGGGCGACCGCGGCATCGAGCGGCGCGGCGACGCGCTCACCGAACGAAGCGACGCACTGATCCGGGCAAAAGAACTCGAGGAAGAGGCAGCCGCCACGCAGGCCGAGGCCGACGCCGAACTGGAAACCAAGCGCAATCAGGCCCGCGACAAGCAGGCGGCAGCCCGCAAGGCGAAACAACAAGAGGTCGAACAGGCCCGCCGACGGGAGGACGAGCGCAAACAAGCCGCCACACGAGACGCCGAGCAACGCAAACAGATCGCGAAGAAGAACGCCGATCAACTCGCCGCCCAACGCACCCAAGCCGCGGAGGCCGAGCACCGCGCCGAACAGACCAAGATCCGGGAGACCGAGAAGAAGGCGGCAGCACCGGCCAAGGCGCAGCTCGAGGACGCCGCGGACAAGCAGAACGAGGCCGCAGACAAACGCGCTCGGGCCGAGCGCGTCGAGAAACTCGCCGAAGCGGAAAAGGACAAGCGCCGCAACGGGACAACGAGCAACGGACAACGCTGA
- a CDS encoding CsbD family protein, protein MNEQNTSGQARKGLLDSVKGKVKEVAGAVTGNDSLATEGQLQQAQAQQRKEANSAEAVARAETAQAAEELEQVRQETAEERAAVGAETAAAEKAAALQQQAQHRAAEQHQHQQVAQEQSRAAAAARTDEARAETVERFKTAAAAEEAVEAADEHQRAVRDANAAREEAERVRRAAEGLTGDAGLS, encoded by the coding sequence ATGAACGAACAGAACACGTCCGGACAAGCACGTAAGGGTCTGCTCGACTCGGTCAAGGGCAAGGTGAAGGAAGTTGCCGGGGCAGTGACCGGCAACGACTCGCTGGCCACCGAAGGCCAACTCCAACAAGCGCAGGCGCAACAGCGTAAAGAGGCGAACAGTGCCGAGGCCGTCGCCCGGGCGGAAACCGCTCAGGCCGCGGAGGAACTCGAACAGGTCCGTCAGGAGACCGCCGAGGAACGCGCCGCGGTCGGTGCCGAGACCGCGGCCGCCGAAAAGGCTGCCGCATTGCAGCAGCAGGCCCAACACCGGGCCGCCGAGCAGCACCAGCACCAACAAGTCGCCCAGGAGCAGTCCCGGGCAGCGGCCGCCGCCCGCACCGACGAGGCCCGGGCAGAGACCGTCGAACGATTCAAGACCGCAGCCGCCGCAGAGGAAGCCGTCGAGGCCGCCGACGAACACCAACGCGCCGTCCGGGACGCCAACGCTGCACGCGAGGAGGCCGAACGAGTTCGACGCGCGGCCGAGGGCCTGACCGGCGACGCCGGCCTGTCCTGA
- a CDS encoding TetR/AcrR family transcriptional regulator C-terminal domain-containing protein, which produces MVARTDSAESSTPGGPRTRSRLPRLTTEQVLATALEIVDREGVEALSMRRLGQALGREAMALYRYAPSKAALLDGVVELVLRELVIDPDAADWAQELRSLAHNFRNLALVHPKVVPLLVTRPLTTPLGLRPLGTLRPLEDFLELLIRAGFSPQNALRSYRLFFGLLQGCILDELQELIEDPEESEQILRLGLHRLPRKQFPRLRSLAAELADYDGAQLLDDGLDITIGGLEARYQPTPSGTRA; this is translated from the coding sequence ATGGTTGCGCGCACAGACTCCGCCGAGTCGTCCACGCCGGGTGGCCCCCGGACGCGGAGCCGTCTGCCCCGCCTGACCACCGAGCAGGTGCTGGCCACTGCCCTCGAGATCGTCGACCGCGAGGGTGTCGAGGCCCTGTCGATGCGCAGACTGGGGCAGGCCCTCGGCCGGGAAGCGATGGCCCTGTACCGCTACGCCCCCAGCAAGGCCGCCCTCCTCGACGGTGTCGTCGAACTGGTACTCCGCGAACTCGTCATCGATCCCGACGCGGCGGACTGGGCCCAGGAACTGCGCTCACTCGCGCACAACTTCCGAAATCTCGCGCTCGTCCACCCCAAAGTGGTTCCGCTGCTGGTGACACGCCCACTCACCACCCCGCTCGGTTTACGGCCGCTGGGGACGCTGCGCCCGCTCGAGGATTTCCTCGAACTCCTGATCCGAGCCGGCTTCTCCCCGCAAAACGCGCTGCGCTCCTACCGGCTCTTCTTCGGACTTCTTCAAGGATGCATTCTCGACGAACTGCAAGAACTGATCGAGGACCCCGAAGAGTCGGAGCAGATTCTCCGGCTCGGACTGCACCGCCTGCCCCGCAAGCAGTTTCCCCGATTACGCTCCCTCGCCGCCGAACTCGCCGACTACGACGGCGCGCAACTACTCGACGACGGCCTCGATATCACCATCGGAGGCCTCGAAGCCCGCTACCAGCCCACCCCCTCCGGTACCAGGGCATGA
- a CDS encoding Glu/Leu/Phe/Val dehydrogenase, producing the protein MTITDPHTTTEPTPTRPAAIGAPPSPGQLAHRAALTQLRNATDLLGLDEGLHQLLATPRRSLTVAVPLRRDTGTTEIYTGYRVQHNLTRGPGKGGVRFHPASDIEEVTALAMWMTWKCALLGLPYGGAKGGIAVDTSVLSMAEKERLTRRYTQEILPFIGPDKDIPAPDVNTDETTMAWMMDTYSVSVGYSVHGAATGKPLAVGGSNGRAGATSRGVVLAALEAMRQKGIDPVGASVAIQGFGKVGAHAAQFFADEGCRVVAVSDATGGCYRESGLEIAPIQEWVGRGGTLDSYDGADQISNAELFTLDVDVLVPAAMDGVLTGQNADTVRARVIVEGANGPTSPEADTIFAHKGITVVPDILANAGGVVVSYLEWVQNLQAFSWSSEEVDRKLVALMRTASRSVWALADDKRIPLRLAAHVLGVGKVAEAHKVRGLYP; encoded by the coding sequence ATGACGATCACCGATCCCCACACCACCACAGAGCCGACCCCCACCCGTCCCGCGGCCATCGGCGCGCCGCCGTCCCCCGGCCAACTCGCCCACCGGGCAGCGTTGACCCAACTGCGCAACGCCACTGATCTCCTCGGGCTCGACGAGGGGCTCCATCAACTACTCGCCACACCCCGCCGGTCCCTGACCGTGGCCGTGCCCCTGCGCCGAGACACCGGAACCACCGAGATCTACACCGGCTACCGTGTCCAGCACAACCTCACCCGCGGCCCCGGTAAGGGCGGCGTCCGATTCCACCCCGCCAGTGACATCGAGGAGGTCACCGCGCTCGCGATGTGGATGACCTGGAAGTGCGCCCTCCTCGGTCTACCTTATGGCGGGGCCAAGGGCGGCATCGCGGTAGATACCAGCGTCCTGAGCATGGCGGAAAAGGAACGACTCACCCGCCGTTACACCCAGGAAATCCTGCCGTTCATCGGTCCCGACAAGGACATTCCCGCTCCTGATGTCAATACTGACGAAACCACCATGGCCTGGATGATGGATACCTACTCCGTCAGCGTCGGCTACTCTGTCCACGGCGCGGCCACCGGTAAACCTCTGGCCGTCGGTGGGTCGAACGGCCGGGCCGGTGCCACCTCCCGTGGGGTGGTCCTCGCTGCGCTGGAAGCGATGCGGCAGAAGGGGATCGACCCGGTCGGCGCGTCGGTGGCCATTCAGGGGTTCGGGAAGGTCGGTGCCCATGCGGCCCAGTTCTTCGCCGACGAAGGCTGCCGGGTGGTGGCGGTCTCGGACGCCACCGGTGGCTGCTACCGCGAATCCGGGCTCGAGATCGCACCGATCCAGGAGTGGGTGGGGCGAGGTGGAACCCTCGACAGTTACGATGGCGCCGACCAGATCTCCAACGCGGAACTGTTCACGCTCGATGTGGATGTCCTCGTCCCCGCGGCCATGGACGGTGTGCTGACCGGGCAGAACGCCGACACCGTTCGCGCGCGAGTGATCGTCGAGGGTGCGAACGGGCCGACCTCCCCCGAGGCCGACACGATCTTCGCCCACAAGGGCATCACCGTCGTTCCGGACATCCTCGCCAACGCCGGCGGTGTCGTCGTCTCCTACCTGGAATGGGTGCAGAATCTGCAGGCCTTCTCGTGGAGCAGCGAGGAAGTGGACCGCAAGCTTGTCGCGCTGATGCGCACCGCGTCCCGCTCGGTGTGGGCTCTCGCAGACGACAAGAGAATCCCTCTTCGGTTGGCAGCCCATGTCTTGGGCGTCGGCAAGGTCGCAGAGGCACACAAGGTCCGCGGCCTGTACCCGTAG
- a CDS encoding MFS transporter, protein MTEIHQQAGLGRAGTVRRAPSRGVLIGVGTLLIVLTNAVVFILPPLLPTIQVQYGLATVAATTWVYTALTLGGGAGFILLPRLADLHGDRNAAVAASALLAVGALIPAVGDSYPTLLVGCALMGFGGAAQLLPLGFLRRNLGEEGIAVGVAVLVIATGVGIVVGMIGGGFIVESLSLRGFFVLLTAVCAATTIACYASIPHAPPAERGGRIGVLGTVWMIAWVAAILLTLTQGLVWGGAALIPLVGGIVGGIAWVRVERRSTAAVFDVALMKAPLVTASCLCIALFAAVNSAFMLLLSTYAQVVPGDLRPGDAYGLGLSALQTGWLMVPFAAAFLIRGTVLDRALVNGRGVPVFVIGALVSASGLTWLAVAHEQQWHYLVGAAVLGLGTRIGYSAGFTMVQMAVPEEKAGMAAGIAGTFMAVGFALGTALVSGDLSASLVPMAGTGLEVAARGLYGIGYGLSGVLALLVVVTVLISRARTGRRVGAAS, encoded by the coding sequence ATGACAGAGATTCATCAGCAGGCCGGACTCGGCCGTGCGGGGACTGTCCGCCGGGCGCCGAGCAGGGGGGTGCTCATCGGTGTCGGCACGCTGCTGATCGTCCTGACCAACGCCGTCGTCTTCATCCTGCCGCCGCTGTTGCCGACCATCCAGGTGCAGTACGGCCTCGCCACGGTGGCCGCGACGACGTGGGTCTACACGGCGCTGACCCTCGGCGGGGGAGCGGGTTTCATCCTGTTGCCGCGGCTCGCGGATCTGCACGGCGACCGCAACGCCGCGGTGGCGGCGTCCGCACTGCTCGCGGTCGGCGCGCTCATTCCGGCCGTCGGGGACTCGTATCCGACGCTTCTGGTCGGCTGCGCGTTGATGGGCTTCGGTGGTGCGGCGCAGTTGCTTCCGCTCGGTTTCCTGCGTCGCAATCTGGGCGAGGAGGGCATCGCGGTGGGGGTCGCGGTTCTGGTCATCGCCACCGGTGTCGGGATCGTCGTGGGCATGATCGGCGGCGGGTTCATCGTCGAGAGCCTGTCGCTGCGGGGCTTCTTCGTCCTCCTCACCGCGGTGTGCGCGGCGACGACCATTGCGTGCTATGCCTCGATTCCACACGCCCCGCCCGCCGAGCGGGGCGGTCGGATCGGAGTACTCGGCACGGTGTGGATGATCGCGTGGGTCGCGGCGATCCTGCTGACTCTGACGCAGGGCCTCGTGTGGGGGGGTGCGGCACTGATTCCGTTGGTGGGCGGCATCGTCGGGGGCATCGCGTGGGTGCGCGTCGAGCGCCGGTCGACCGCGGCGGTGTTCGACGTCGCGCTGATGAAGGCGCCGCTGGTCACCGCGTCGTGTCTGTGCATCGCGTTGTTCGCGGCGGTGAACTCGGCCTTCATGCTGCTGCTGAGCACCTATGCCCAGGTCGTTCCCGGGGATCTTCGTCCGGGCGACGCGTACGGGCTCGGGCTCAGCGCGCTGCAGACCGGCTGGCTGATGGTGCCGTTCGCGGCGGCGTTCTTGATCCGCGGAACCGTGCTCGACCGCGCCCTGGTCAACGGCCGTGGTGTGCCCGTCTTCGTCATCGGCGCGCTCGTCAGCGCCTCGGGGCTGACCTGGCTCGCCGTGGCGCACGAGCAGCAGTGGCACTACCTCGTGGGTGCTGCCGTCCTGGGTCTCGGGACCCGAATCGGCTACTCCGCGGGCTTCACCATGGTGCAGATGGCGGTGCCGGAGGAGAAGGCCGGGATGGCGGCCGGGATCGCCGGCACGTTCATGGCCGTGGGTTTCGCCCTCGGCACCGCACTGGTCAGCGGCGACCTCAGCGCATCCCTGGTCCCGATGGCCGGTACCGGTCTCGAGGTCGCCGCCCGAGGCCTCTACGGCATCGGCTACGGGCTGTCGGGAGTTCTCGCCCTGCTCGTCGTGGTGACCGTGCTGATCTCACGCGCTCGGACCGGACGGCGTGTGGGAGCCGCGTCCTGA